A DNA window from Bos indicus isolate NIAB-ARS_2022 breed Sahiwal x Tharparkar chromosome 9, NIAB-ARS_B.indTharparkar_mat_pri_1.0, whole genome shotgun sequence contains the following coding sequences:
- the LOC139184958 gene encoding UL16-binding protein 3-like translates to MGGSKSSLGFLVLLLIVLLSGTSSDAHSLSYNFTIDLQPRDGQPWCEVQGEVDQKVFLSYDCDRANIKYMSPLGEEVKSMNAWETQTEALRGIGALLKKQMPNVTLEKHTNKGLLTLQARMTCWREDNGLINASWQFGFNGQLCLLFDSESGYWTMVHSKGKWMKEKWENDRAVTEFFKKVSMADCQCWFQDFLLRWEKMLKTAGSLTTGPSTMQPMAPDSSYIIWITTGVLASLVITGIIIACIHYKNRRWCSQEARQVLCLPFSCSSV, encoded by the exons ATGCTCATTCTCTTTCCTATAATTTCACCATCGATCTTCAGCCCAGAGATGGTCAGCCATGGTGTGAGGTTCAAGGAGAAGTTGATCAAAAGGTCTTTCTCTCCTATGACTGTGATAGAGCTAATATCAAGTACATGAGTCCATTGGGAGAGGAAGTGAAAAGTATGAACGCTTGGGAAACACAGACTGAGGCACTCAGAGGCATTGGAGCCTTGCTCAAGAAGCAGATGCCTAACGTTACACTGGAGAAACACACAAACAAGG GCCTTCTGACCCTGCAGGCCAGGATGACATGCTGGCGAGAAGACAACGGACTCATCAATGCATCCTGGCAGTTTGGCTTCAATGGACAACTGTGCCTCCTCTTTGATTCGGAGAGTGGATACTGGACAATGGTTCATTCTAAAGGGAAGTGGATGAAAGAGAAGTGGGAGAATGACAGAGCTGTGACGGAGTTCTTCAAGAAAGTCTCCATGGCAGACTGTCAGTGCTGGTTTCAGGATTTCTTGCTGCGCTGGGAGAAAATGTTGAAGACCGCGG GATCACTGACCACGGGACCCTCTACAATGCAGCCCATGGCCCCAGACAGCAGTTACATCATCTGGATCACCACCGGGGTTCTCGCCAGTTTGGTCATAACGGGCATCATAATAGCCTGTATCCATTACAAGAACAG gaGATGGTGCTCCCAGGAAGCGCGACAGGTGCTCTGTCTGCCTTTCTCTTGCTCTTCAGTTTAG